Within Geovibrio ferrireducens, the genomic segment ATCCGGAAGGGCTAGAAGAGTTTTTCCCTGAATTTACCGTGAAACTCTGTGATGTTCCGGATTCGTTTGAGCCGGATATCAGAGTTATGAGTCCTTTTGATCCTGATGCGTTGAACCCGGTTGAAGTGCGGAACAATGTAAAATCAAAAAAGCCCGCGCCGATCCTCAGGATAAGCGAAGGGTGCAATAATTCATGCAGCTACTGCTCCCACCCTATGGCTCTTGGACGCCTGAAAAGCAAGCCCCTTGAGGAATGCGTGAGCGATTATCTGCGCATACTGGACTGCGGGCATAAACGGGTAACAATTCATGCAAATGATCCTGCCTCCTACGGAGAGGACATAGGGCTGAGCTATCCCGAACTGCTGAACGCACTGGATAAAGCTTCCGATGATGAAAGTGTAAAGTGGGGCCTCAATGACGTGCACCCTCGTTATCTGCTGAAATACGGTGCTGAAATCATCCGGTTTATTCAAAAAGGGCGGGTGGTTCAGATAGGTATTCCATTGCAGTCAGGCAGTCCGGACGTGTTGAGGCGGATGAACAGAGTTTATGATATAGAGAAAGTGACGGAGATGCTTTGCAGATTGCGAACTGAAAAACCTGAGCTTGTGATTTCAACTCATCTTATCGCTGGTTTTCCCGGTGAAACTGAAGAGGATATTGAACTTACAGCGGATATTTTCAGGAAAGTAAAAATAGATTCTGCCTTCATTTTCAGATATTCTGCAAATGCGGGCACAAAGGCGGCAGGGCTGACAGGGCAGAACAGACCGGCGGATATAGCTGAAAGACAAATGCTTCTGGCTGAAAAAATATCAGCACATGGATGCAAAACAGAGATCTTTTTATAAGGGAATTCATATGAGTAACTCTTCCGGAATAAAAAAATGATATTTACGATAGAATAGTTCATTGTTCCATAGAATATATAATAGACTCGTTTCTTAAGGCATATATGCCTGAGTGCACCGAGTCGGCACAATTTTGAGCGGGAGAGAAAAATGTTTAAACGTAACGGTCTTTTATCAGTGCTTACCCATATAAAAAACAAGGGTGTAAATCCTCAGACGATTATAGATGTGGGAGTTGCCTACGGAACAAACGGACTGTACGGAATCTTTGACTCTGTACGTTATCTTATGGTAGAGCCGCTGGAGGAGTACAAAGGAGTTCTGGATAAAATTGCATCTGAATATCCGGCAGTTTACACATTGTCTGCTGCCGGGAGCAGAGAAGGAAGCATTACGATGAATGTGCATCCTGATATGAGCGGCTCATCTGTTTTGAAGGAGTCTGAGGGAGCTCATGTAGATGGTGTGGAAAGAACCGTTCCGGTGGTGACCTTGGACGGTGAAACTGAAAAATACGGTCTTAAGGGACCGTTTGTAATAAAGATCGATGTTCAGGGTTTTGAGCTTGAAGTGCTTAAAGGTGCAGAGAAAATTCTTAAAGAGACTGAAATCGTGATTATGGAGGTCTCTTTATTTCAGTTTTATAAAGAATCGCCAACATTTTTTGATGTGGTCGCATTTA encodes:
- a CDS encoding radical SAM protein — encoded protein: MKIYFAGNQVCMKRGLDTERFKRYFAANGWTEAETAESADAVIAVTCAFVSSYTATAVGMLEELKKQGKRLIVYGCLPDMAHDEFEKVFSGEFFSTKNPEGLEEFFPEFTVKLCDVPDSFEPDIRVMSPFDPDALNPVEVRNNVKSKKPAPILRISEGCNNSCSYCSHPMALGRLKSKPLEECVSDYLRILDCGHKRVTIHANDPASYGEDIGLSYPELLNALDKASDDESVKWGLNDVHPRYLLKYGAEIIRFIQKGRVVQIGIPLQSGSPDVLRRMNRVYDIEKVTEMLCRLRTEKPELVISTHLIAGFPGETEEDIELTADIFRKVKIDSAFIFRYSANAGTKAAGLTGQNRPADIAERQMLLAEKISAHGCKTEIFL
- a CDS encoding FkbM family methyltransferase, which produces MLTHIKNKGVNPQTIIDVGVAYGTNGLYGIFDSVRYLMVEPLEEYKGVLDKIASEYPAVYTLSAAGSREGSITMNVHPDMSGSSVLKESEGAHVDGVERTVPVVTLDGETEKYGLKGPFVIKIDVQGFELEVLKGAEKILKETEIVIMEVSLFQFYKESPTFFDVVAFMNERNFSVYDIFGATYRPLDDALGQVDLVFVANGSVLRETHHYASFEQRKTLTAERVRKLNPNI